One Tolypothrix bouteillei VB521301 DNA window includes the following coding sequences:
- the hepC gene encoding heterocyst development glycosyltransferase HepC, which produces MTTSIIPTIQNYYKVKQQPQGNPPQYCTLQWRRNQLLVMPPGEIKQPYMPSLHKQQLLVECLKGSPATLVRIDPNLGEARLKFWADACHAAAKPIFLRIPSTDAQQKGSSLLFGLLKRPIDWLVALIFLLTFAPLILGLVLLMRLHSKGPIFSRQWHIGERGRLFKVIKFRTTATQQKGFEEDVVYQNSLCDRKDEEEVTVLGRWMRKYGLDNLPQLLNVLRGEMSLTGPRCRSLKDAVRLNSEAQKNLNRLPGIIGSWEVEAESDLLHLDSQIS; this is translated from the coding sequence ATGACAACCTCAATAATACCAACAATACAAAATTACTATAAAGTGAAACAGCAACCACAAGGCAATCCTCCCCAATATTGTACGCTTCAATGGCGGCGCAATCAATTGCTGGTTATGCCTCCTGGGGAAATTAAGCAGCCGTATATGCCTTCATTGCACAAACAGCAGCTCCTTGTGGAGTGTTTAAAGGGTAGCCCAGCAACTTTAGTTCGCATAGACCCAAACTTAGGTGAAGCTCGATTAAAATTTTGGGCAGACGCGTGCCATGCAGCAGCTAAGCCAATTTTCCTTCGCATACCTTCTACTGACGCTCAACAAAAAGGCAGTAGCCTGCTCTTTGGATTGTTAAAACGGCCAATTGATTGGCTGGTGGCTTTGATCTTCTTACTGACATTTGCGCCTTTGATTCTGGGTTTAGTTTTATTGATGCGCCTTCACTCTAAAGGTCCAATTTTTTCTCGTCAATGGCATATTGGCGAACGGGGTAGACTCTTCAAGGTCATCAAGTTTCGTACAACTGCAACACAGCAGAAAGGCTTTGAAGAGGATGTAGTCTACCAAAATAGTTTATGCGATCGCAAGGATGAAGAAGAGGTAACAGTTCTTGGGCGTTGGATGCGTAAGTATGGATTGGACAATTTGCCACAGTTGCTCAACGTGCTGCGAGGTGAAATGAGTTTAACAGGACCCCGATGCCGGTCATTGAAAGATGCCGTGCGACTCAATTCAGAAGCACAAAAAAACCTGAATCGGTTACCAGGAATCATAGGCTCGTGGGAAGTCGAGGCAGAATCAGATCTGTTGCATCTAGATAGCCAAATATCCTGA
- a CDS encoding GumC family protein — MVQSSLGPYVNPVTESEPGYGQLLAVLVRRFPWFLAVFVASLAVAGLVTKRTPTTYGSSMQLLIEPNYQGKKEANASVDSQYTDPNIEIDAATQLNLMKSSELMEKAVSKLKPEYPDITVEALKSALALDQVKRKEDNTATKIFQIDYISTEPDKSYKVLETMRQVYLDYNIKQQDERIRRGLKVIREQIRKVNSDVTTAETNLQRFRRSENIINPDTQAKATEDELTRIQQERGKTRAEYQEADARYKNLLQQLQTTPETALAEARLSQSTRYQGLLNEIQKSELLLAQERLRFTEQAPSVQKLVEQLQSQKALLQQEQRRTLGVEAKPQVQGLLEQGQKGQIDLNLSSELLKTRTDLLALVARDQVLAKKEDQLRTELKRFPRVLAEYNRLEPQVQLNRDKLQQLLKAEQVLEQELDKGGYNWEVIEKPKMGVKLGPNLQQNLLLGGVVGLMLGGIAAFLREAADDSVHTTAELEKQVALPLLGTTPKLPPARAARDSVIKLPFGKPQEPAPWTIQVLQSSPRWESLDLIYKNIELLNSVSSFKSLMITAALPDEGKSALALGLAMSAARLHKRVLLIDANLREPSLHKQLNLPNEQGLSTLLASDVSIPNQISIQSSGSSYIDILTAGPTPVDPANLLSSPRMQQLMATFEENYDLVLVDSTPVLGLVDALLTASSCRGAIMVASIGKVTRTQMAQATAMLSRLNLLGVVASGVSNSGSAYIPYTTTQNRFALQQAMEK; from the coding sequence GTGGTTCAAAGCAGTCTAGGTCCATATGTAAATCCAGTTACTGAGTCAGAACCGGGTTACGGACAACTGTTAGCGGTTTTAGTACGCAGATTCCCCTGGTTTTTAGCAGTGTTTGTGGCATCTCTTGCCGTTGCAGGCTTAGTAACAAAAAGAACACCAACTACTTATGGAAGCTCAATGCAGCTTCTCATAGAACCTAACTATCAGGGCAAAAAAGAAGCAAACGCTTCAGTAGATAGTCAGTATACCGATCCCAACATTGAAATAGACGCTGCGACCCAGTTGAACTTGATGAAGAGTTCTGAACTGATGGAAAAAGCGGTAAGCAAGCTCAAGCCAGAGTACCCTGATATAACTGTTGAAGCTTTAAAAAGCGCCTTAGCCTTAGACCAAGTTAAGAGAAAAGAAGATAACACCGCAACTAAAATTTTCCAAATAGACTATATCAGTACCGAACCAGATAAATCCTACAAAGTCTTGGAGACGATGCGGCAAGTTTATCTGGATTACAACATCAAACAGCAAGACGAACGTATCCGAAGAGGTCTAAAAGTCATTAGGGAACAAATTAGAAAAGTTAATAGTGACGTTACAACAGCAGAGACCAATCTCCAACGCTTTCGTAGAAGTGAGAATATAATTAACCCGGATACACAGGCAAAAGCCACAGAAGATGAACTGACCAGAATTCAGCAAGAACGCGGTAAAACTCGTGCCGAGTATCAAGAAGCGGATGCTCGTTACAAAAATTTACTACAACAACTTCAAACGACCCCGGAAACGGCCCTTGCTGAAGCCCGTCTCAGTCAATCGACCCGCTATCAAGGTTTGCTGAACGAAATCCAGAAATCCGAACTGCTTCTGGCACAAGAACGCCTGCGTTTTACCGAACAAGCACCTAGCGTACAAAAACTTGTAGAACAACTTCAAAGCCAGAAGGCGTTGTTGCAACAAGAGCAACGGCGAACTTTGGGTGTAGAAGCAAAACCTCAAGTACAGGGTCTTCTAGAGCAAGGACAAAAAGGTCAAATTGACCTCAATCTTTCATCAGAACTGTTAAAAACAAGAACAGATTTATTGGCTCTTGTGGCTCGCGATCAAGTTCTAGCAAAGAAAGAAGATCAACTGCGTACCGAACTCAAACGCTTCCCCCGCGTGTTGGCTGAGTACAATCGTTTAGAACCTCAAGTACAACTTAACCGGGACAAGTTACAGCAGCTGTTAAAAGCAGAACAAGTCCTAGAGCAGGAACTCGATAAGGGCGGCTACAACTGGGAAGTGATCGAAAAACCCAAAATGGGTGTGAAGTTGGGTCCCAACCTCCAACAAAATCTTCTCTTAGGTGGAGTCGTAGGACTGATGTTGGGTGGGATTGCTGCTTTCTTGAGAGAAGCGGCTGATGATTCCGTTCACACCACTGCTGAATTAGAGAAGCAAGTTGCCTTACCACTGTTGGGAACAACACCGAAACTACCACCAGCAAGAGCAGCCAGAGATTCTGTGATTAAATTGCCCTTTGGCAAGCCTCAAGAACCCGCACCTTGGACAATACAAGTGTTGCAGTCCTCCCCTCGTTGGGAATCATTAGATCTGATTTACAAGAACATAGAACTTTTGAATTCTGTTTCCTCGTTCAAATCCCTAATGATTACTGCAGCCTTACCAGATGAGGGTAAATCCGCTCTAGCACTAGGTCTAGCTATGAGTGCAGCCCGCTTGCACAAGCGAGTTCTGCTTATTGACGCTAACTTGCGCGAACCTTCCCTGCACAAACAGTTGAACCTTCCCAACGAACAGGGTCTTTCAACTCTCCTCGCTAGTGATGTTTCCATACCCAATCAAATTAGCATTCAATCTTCTGGGTCTTCTTACATTGATATTTTAACTGCCGGACCTACCCCAGTTGACCCTGCTAATTTGTTGAGTTCTCCTCGCATGCAGCAGTTGATGGCAACATTTGAGGAAAACTACGATTTGGTCTTGGTGGACTCAACACCAGTCCTGGGTCTAGTAGATGCCCTGCTAACAGCATCATCTTGCCGTGGAGCAATTATGGTAGCTAGCATTGGTAAAGTGACCCGCACCCAAATGGCACAAGCTACAGCTATGCTCAGTCGCCTGAATCTCCTTGGAGTTGTCGCGAGTGGCGTGTCTAACTCTGGTAGCGCTTATATACCCTACACGACAACCCAAAATCGATTTGCCCTCCAACAGGCTATGGAGAAATAA
- a CDS encoding glycosyltransferase, with product MKIALVHDYLTQKGGAERVFELLCKRYPDADVYTSLYDPEETIDLGERAVNTTFLQSIPGATKYFRLMAPFYFPAFRALDLQDYDLIISSSTSFAKAVRKKPTARHICFCHNVTRFLWDTETYLREYGDYRYFAPLIEQVFGMMRKVDLSYAQEPDLYIANSSVVARRIKEIYGKKAIVINYPIDTSRFVFSDTKEDFYLASARMISYKRLDIIVEAFNWLGWRLLISGNGPERERLESKALGNIEFVGHVSDAERTQLFSKARSVIVAALEDYGLVPVEANASGTPVIAFGAGGVLDTQIPGKTGVFFKRQTPDSLQTALLEARDIYWDYGNIRNHAVTHFSEEAFFSKVEQVIDQTCAVK from the coding sequence ATGAAAATTGCCCTAGTTCATGATTACTTAACTCAAAAAGGAGGGGCGGAGCGCGTTTTTGAATTGCTGTGCAAGCGCTACCCTGATGCTGATGTTTATACTTCCCTGTACGATCCCGAGGAGACTATAGACTTAGGAGAACGTGCTGTTAATACAACCTTCTTACAAAGTATACCAGGTGCTACGAAGTATTTTAGATTGATGGCACCCTTTTACTTTCCTGCCTTTCGCGCATTAGACTTACAAGATTACGATCTAATTATCAGTAGCAGTACTAGTTTTGCGAAAGCAGTGCGGAAAAAACCAACAGCACGTCATATTTGCTTCTGTCATAATGTAACCCGTTTTTTATGGGATACAGAAACTTATTTACGGGAGTACGGAGACTATCGATATTTTGCCCCCCTCATCGAACAAGTTTTTGGGATGATGAGAAAAGTAGACTTAAGCTACGCACAGGAGCCAGACCTGTATATTGCTAACTCCAGTGTTGTGGCGCGGCGCATCAAAGAAATCTACGGTAAAAAAGCAATCGTCATCAATTATCCCATTGATACATCAAGATTTGTTTTTTCAGATACCAAAGAAGACTTCTATCTTGCCTCAGCTCGCATGATTAGTTACAAACGACTTGATATAATAGTCGAAGCTTTCAACTGGCTGGGGTGGCGGTTGCTAATATCAGGAAACGGTCCGGAAAGAGAAAGGTTAGAGTCTAAAGCATTAGGCAACATAGAATTCGTAGGACACGTTTCCGATGCAGAACGCACTCAGTTGTTTTCCAAAGCTAGGTCTGTTATAGTAGCAGCCCTAGAAGACTATGGATTAGTGCCAGTAGAAGCAAATGCTAGTGGAACGCCAGTTATTGCGTTTGGTGCGGGTGGTGTATTGGACACCCAAATACCTGGTAAAACAGGGGTCTTTTTCAAGAGGCAAACACCGGATTCGCTGCAAACTGCACTACTAGAAGCCAGGGATATCTATTGGGATTACGGGAACATTCGTAATCATGCGGTCACTCATTTTTCAGAAGAGGCTTTCTTTAGTAAAGTCGAACAAGTTATTGACCAAACTTGTGCAGTAAAGTAA
- a CDS encoding NAD(P)H-dependent oxidoreductase, with translation MIIVDRALQARAEAHNPIKVGMIGAGFMGRGIANQITNSVPGMKLVAIANRNVDAAQRAYSEAGVENYQVVSSVGELESAIANDGYAVTDDAMLLCRAEGIDALIEVTGAVEFGAHVVMEAIAHHKHVIMMNAELDGTIGSILKVYADKAGVILTACDGDQPGVQMNLYRFVKSIGLTPLLCGNIKGLQDPYRNPTTQKAFAERWGQKAHMVTSFADGTKISFEQAIVANATGMKVAKRGMFGYDFQSHVDEMTGMYDVEQLKELGGIVDYVVGAKPGPGVFVFGTHDDPKQRHYLNLYKLGEGPLYSFYTPYHLCHFEVPLSVARVVLFQDYVLSPLGAPLVDVVTTAKIDLKAGETLDGIGYYMTYGQCENSNIVQEQNLLPIGLAEGCRLKRDVSKDQVLTYDDVELPSGRLCDKLRAEQNAYFFKTLAAV, from the coding sequence ATGATTATTGTAGATCGCGCCTTACAAGCCCGTGCAGAAGCTCATAACCCTATCAAGGTCGGCATGATTGGAGCAGGTTTCATGGGTCGGGGAATTGCCAATCAAATCACAAATTCCGTACCCGGCATGAAACTGGTTGCTATTGCCAACCGCAATGTTGATGCTGCTCAACGTGCATATTCAGAAGCCGGAGTTGAGAATTATCAAGTTGTTTCCTCTGTTGGCGAATTGGAAAGTGCGATCGCAAACGATGGGTACGCAGTGACAGATGATGCGATGTTGCTGTGCCGTGCTGAGGGGATTGATGCGTTAATTGAAGTGACGGGTGCGGTGGAATTTGGCGCTCATGTTGTTATGGAAGCAATAGCCCATCACAAGCACGTCATTATGATGAACGCTGAATTGGATGGCACTATTGGTTCCATCCTCAAAGTTTATGCAGACAAAGCAGGCGTCATCCTCACCGCTTGTGACGGTGACCAGCCTGGGGTACAAATGAATTTATATCGTTTTGTAAAAAGTATTGGTTTGACTCCACTATTATGTGGTAATATCAAAGGCCTACAAGACCCATATCGCAATCCTACGACTCAAAAAGCATTTGCCGAACGTTGGGGTCAAAAAGCTCACATGGTAACCAGCTTTGCAGATGGGACAAAAATCTCTTTTGAACAAGCGATCGTTGCCAACGCTACAGGGATGAAAGTCGCCAAGCGCGGTATGTTTGGATATGACTTTCAAAGTCATGTAGATGAAATGACTGGAATGTACGATGTCGAACAACTGAAAGAATTGGGCGGCATTGTAGATTACGTTGTTGGTGCAAAACCAGGTCCTGGAGTTTTTGTATTTGGAACCCATGACGACCCGAAGCAACGTCACTACCTCAATCTCTATAAGTTAGGCGAAGGTCCGCTTTACAGCTTCTACACCCCATATCACCTCTGTCACTTTGAAGTACCACTGTCAGTGGCTCGTGTTGTTCTTTTCCAAGACTACGTCTTAAGCCCTCTCGGTGCTCCTTTAGTAGACGTTGTGACGACTGCCAAAATTGACCTGAAAGCTGGGGAAACTTTGGATGGTATTGGTTATTACATGACTTACGGTCAATGTGAAAATTCCAACATTGTTCAAGAACAAAACCTCCTACCAATTGGTTTGGCAGAAGGATGTCGTCTCAAGCGAGATGTTTCCAAAGACCAAGTTCTGACATATGACGATGTCGAACTACCTTCAGGTAGATTGTGCGATAAGCTGCGTGCCGAACAAAATGCTTATTTCTTCAAGACCCTAGCAGCAGTGTAG
- the rfbC gene encoding dTDP-4-dehydrorhamnose 3,5-epimerase: MIFTKTELQGAYIIDLDQKPDSRGFFARTFCAQEFEAHGLKPTVAQCNLSFNYKKGTLRGMHYQLPPAAETKLIRCISGAIYDVIIDMRPESPTYLQHIGVELTAENRRALYVPEMFAHGYQALTDGAEVVYQVGEFYTPGYERGLRYDDPFFNIQWPVEVTVISEKDKNWPLMSMMTVGGSVS; this comes from the coding sequence ATGATTTTTACGAAAACCGAACTCCAAGGTGCATACATTATCGATTTAGACCAAAAGCCGGATTCCAGAGGCTTTTTTGCGCGGACTTTCTGCGCTCAAGAATTTGAAGCACACGGCTTAAAGCCCACAGTTGCCCAATGCAACTTATCCTTTAATTACAAAAAAGGGACATTGCGGGGGATGCACTATCAACTTCCTCCCGCAGCAGAAACAAAATTGATTCGCTGCATAAGTGGGGCTATCTATGACGTAATTATAGATATGCGTCCTGAATCTCCAACTTACCTTCAACATATTGGTGTGGAACTTACCGCCGAAAATCGCCGCGCCTTATACGTGCCAGAAATGTTTGCCCATGGGTATCAAGCACTGACAGATGGGGCTGAGGTTGTTTATCAAGTGGGTGAGTTTTACACTCCGGGCTACGAGCGTGGTTTGCGCTACGACGATCCATTTTTCAATATTCAATGGCCTGTGGAAGTAACTGTTATTTCTGAGAAGGATAAGAATTGGCCTTTGATGTCTATGATGACCGTTGGCGGAAGTGTTTCATGA
- a CDS encoding NAD-dependent epimerase/dehydratase family protein, which translates to MKVLVTGTEGYLGCLLPPLLLEKGHEVIGVDTGFYKVGWLYNGTQVTAKTLNKDIRDISIEDLQGVDAIVHMAELSNDPTGQLAPHITYEINHKGSVRLAKLAKEAGVRRFVYMSSCSVYGVATEGDVTEESPVNPQTAYAECKTLVERDVRPLADDDFSPTFMRNATAFGASPRMRFDIVLNNLSGLAWTTKEIKMTSDGTPWRPLVHALDICKAIVCALEAPRDIVHNQIFNVGDTANNYRVKEIAEIVAGIFPGCQLSFGTQGADNRSYRVSFEKINTVLPGFKCDWDAKRGAQQLYEVFSQIDMSEETFTSRGFTRLKQLEYLIRTQQIDKDFFWVKK; encoded by the coding sequence ATGAAAGTTTTAGTCACCGGTACCGAAGGTTATCTTGGTTGCTTATTACCACCTCTACTTCTGGAAAAAGGACATGAAGTTATTGGTGTGGACACTGGCTTTTATAAAGTAGGTTGGTTGTACAACGGTACTCAAGTGACAGCCAAGACCCTCAATAAAGATATTCGCGATATCTCTATTGAAGATCTACAAGGTGTGGATGCGATCGTTCATATGGCAGAATTATCCAACGATCCCACCGGACAATTAGCACCGCACATTACTTATGAAATTAATCATAAAGGTTCCGTTCGTCTTGCCAAACTGGCAAAAGAAGCAGGTGTCCGTCGCTTCGTCTATATGTCTTCCTGTAGCGTCTATGGCGTAGCGACTGAAGGTGATGTGACAGAAGAATCACCCGTAAATCCTCAAACAGCTTATGCAGAGTGCAAGACTTTAGTAGAAAGGGACGTGCGACCTTTAGCTGACGATGATTTCTCTCCTACCTTTATGCGAAATGCCACGGCTTTTGGTGCATCCCCCAGAATGCGCTTCGATATCGTTTTGAACAATTTATCCGGTTTGGCTTGGACTACCAAAGAAATCAAGATGACCAGTGATGGTACCCCTTGGCGTCCACTCGTCCATGCCCTAGATATTTGCAAAGCTATTGTTTGCGCCCTAGAAGCACCCCGTGATATCGTACACAATCAAATCTTTAACGTAGGAGACACTGCTAACAACTATCGCGTTAAAGAAATTGCTGAAATTGTTGCTGGAATTTTCCCCGGATGCCAACTCAGTTTTGGGACTCAAGGTGCAGACAACCGCAGTTACCGAGTCTCTTTTGAGAAAATCAACACTGTATTACCAGGCTTTAAATGCGATTGGGATGCCAAGCGTGGCGCACAGCAGTTGTATGAAGTGTTCTCTCAAATTGATATGAGTGAAGAGACTTTCACATCTCGAGGATTCACTCGCTTAAAGCAGCTCGAGTATCTCATTCGTACCCAGCAAATTGATAAAGATTTCTTCTGGGTTAAGAAGTAG
- the lhgO gene encoding L-2-hydroxyglutarate oxidase — translation MYDFAIIGGGIVGLSTGMALGKRYPNARILVLEKESQWAFHQTGNNSGVIHSGIYYKPGSFKAKFCRDGCRTMVEFCQEHGIDYEICGKVIVATDKEELPRLENLYQRGLENGIDVKRITAEEVKEYEPHVASVGGIFVSSTGIVSYKQVCLKYAEIIRQQGGDLRLNTKVERIVKSGNHQVLETNTGSFATRFVINCAGLHSDRVAKMGQVDPQAKIVPFRGEYYELTPEKRSLVKGLIYPVPNPDFPFLGVHFTRMIDGTVHAGPNAVLSLKREGYHKTDFDLRDFTEVMTYPAFWKLAAKYADEGMKEIIRSFSKAVFTKSLQKLIPEVKSEDLVPTHAGVRAQALMNDGKLVDDFLIVQGENSVHVCNAPSPAATSSIEIGKAIVAQIPEQSHLQPTVSSVN, via the coding sequence ATGTATGATTTTGCAATTATAGGTGGGGGAATTGTTGGTCTTTCCACCGGGATGGCTTTGGGCAAACGATACCCTAACGCACGTATTCTTGTTTTAGAGAAAGAAAGCCAATGGGCATTTCACCAAACAGGCAATAATAGCGGTGTTATTCACTCTGGGATTTATTACAAACCAGGTAGCTTTAAAGCTAAGTTTTGCCGTGATGGTTGCCGCACGATGGTGGAATTTTGCCAAGAACACGGAATTGATTACGAAATTTGCGGTAAGGTCATCGTAGCAACAGATAAAGAAGAACTACCTCGTTTGGAAAATCTTTACCAAAGAGGTTTGGAAAACGGTATAGATGTCAAAAGAATCACTGCTGAAGAAGTTAAAGAATACGAACCTCACGTCGCAAGTGTTGGGGGAATATTTGTTTCTTCCACTGGCATTGTCAGTTACAAGCAGGTATGTCTCAAATACGCTGAAATTATCAGACAGCAAGGAGGAGACCTGCGTCTCAATACAAAGGTAGAACGTATCGTTAAAAGTGGTAACCATCAAGTATTGGAAACTAATACGGGTAGCTTTGCAACTCGCTTTGTTATAAATTGTGCTGGGTTACACAGCGATCGCGTTGCTAAGATGGGCCAAGTCGATCCACAAGCAAAAATCGTACCTTTCCGGGGAGAGTATTACGAACTCACACCAGAAAAACGTTCTTTAGTCAAAGGTCTGATATACCCAGTTCCCAATCCAGATTTTCCTTTCTTGGGAGTGCATTTTACCCGCATGATTGATGGTACCGTCCATGCAGGACCCAATGCAGTTCTCAGCCTCAAACGCGAAGGATATCACAAAACTGACTTCGACCTGCGAGACTTTACCGAGGTCATGACTTATCCTGCTTTCTGGAAACTTGCTGCCAAGTATGCAGATGAAGGGATGAAGGAAATCATTCGTTCCTTTAGCAAAGCAGTGTTCACAAAAAGTTTGCAAAAACTGATTCCCGAAGTCAAATCTGAGGATTTAGTACCAACTCATGCAGGAGTTCGCGCTCAAGCACTAATGAACGACGGAAAGCTAGTAGATGACTTTTTGATCGTTCAAGGTGAAAACTCAGTCCATGTTTGCAATGCGCCTTCCCCAGCGGCAACATCTTCTATTGAAATAGGCAAAGCGATTGTTGCACAAATTCCCGAACAATCCCATTTGCAACCAACAGTCAGTTCGGTAAATTAA
- the rfbF gene encoding glucose-1-phosphate cytidylyltransferase, translating to MKAVILAGGLGTRLSEETSVRPKPMVEIGGKPILWHIMKTYSAHGINDFIICCGYKGYVIKEYFANYFLYMSDVTFDMRFNQMNVHAGNAEPWRVTLVDTGDNTMTGGRLKRVREHLGSETFCFTYGDGVSDVNITEALNFHREQKTLATMTAVQPPGRFGAIVLGHEQTKITSFREKPEGDGAWINGGFFVLEPEVINLIADDSTVWEQVPLEKLAEMEQLSAYKHHGFWQPMDTLRDKNYLEDLWQKNKAPWKVW from the coding sequence ATGAAAGCAGTAATTTTGGCTGGAGGACTTGGTACGCGTCTGAGTGAAGAAACAAGCGTCAGACCAAAGCCAATGGTGGAAATTGGTGGTAAGCCCATTTTATGGCACATCATGAAGACTTACTCCGCTCACGGTATCAATGATTTTATCATTTGTTGTGGTTATAAAGGGTATGTCATTAAGGAGTATTTTGCCAACTACTTCTTATATATGTCAGACGTAACCTTTGATATGCGCTTTAACCAGATGAACGTGCATGCTGGGAACGCAGAACCCTGGCGAGTTACCCTAGTAGACACGGGTGACAACACCATGACAGGTGGACGTTTAAAACGGGTGAGAGAACATCTTGGCAGTGAAACTTTTTGCTTCACTTATGGTGATGGTGTAAGTGATGTCAACATTACAGAAGCTCTGAATTTTCATAGAGAGCAAAAGACTTTAGCCACAATGACAGCAGTCCAACCACCAGGACGTTTCGGTGCTATTGTTTTGGGACACGAACAAACCAAAATTACCAGTTTCCGAGAAAAGCCTGAAGGTGATGGAGCTTGGATTAATGGTGGCTTTTTTGTGCTTGAACCCGAAGTCATTAATTTAATTGCCGATGATTCTACTGTTTGGGAACAAGTGCCGCTAGAAAAATTAGCAGAGATGGAACAGCTTTCTGCTTACAAACATCATGGTTTCTGGCAACCAATGGATACCTTAAGAGATAAAAATTATCTTGAGGATTTGTGGCAGAAAAACAAGGCTCCTTGGAAAGTTTGGTAA